Sequence from the Bacteroidota bacterium genome:
CAATACCAAAGACTGCCTGATCGGAAAGGTTCCAGTCGAGGCCCAGTCTGCCTCCGATGCCCTTTCTGTTTCGATTGCGGGTGCCTTCTTGCTCCAGGAAGTAAGTTGTATCGTTTTGATAGCCTTCCCTGTATGTCTCCCTGTTTCCCGGGTAATGCTGGCTGTGGAAGTCCATGCCTCCATACAGATTGACATTGTTTTTGCGGTAATTGACCAGGAAATCCCCTTCATATTTATCTTTTGTACCCAAGGAAGCATTTACGATGCCGCTTAATCCGCTCTGTTTCTTTTTCTTGGTCACAACGTTTATGATACCGGCAGTCCCCTCAGGATCATATTTGGCTGAGGGATTGGTGATGATCTCAATATTTTCTATTGTACTGGCAGGTATCTGTTGTAGTGCCTCGCTGCCTTCGAGCACACTGGGCCTGCCATCAATCAGAACGGTGAAGTTTCCGCTTCCTCTTAGCGCGACATTCCCTTCTATATCAACGTCAACGGAAGGAGTGTTTTCGAGGACATCGACCGCGGTACCCCCGGAAGCCAGAATATCCTGGCTTACATTCACCACTTTCTTATCGATCCTGTATTCTATGGGAGAGCGGTCGGCAACTACCTCAATGCCTTCAAGGCTGATATTGGCAGGTTCAAGTAATATCGCAGGAAGCTGAATGAATTTGTTTTCCTGGTTAATAACAATTTCTGACGAGGAATAAAGATTAAAACCAATAAAATTTACCTTTAAATAATATTTGCCGTAAGGTATATTTTCAATGAGGAATATTCCATCGGGATTGCTGACGGTTCCGTTAAACATGACGGTATCCGGAAGACTGAACAATACAACTGTCGCATATTCGACGGGTTCCCTGGTTTGTTTGTGTAAGACCCTGCCCTCCAGGGATCCTTTACCGGCTGGAGGAAGGTCTCCATCATGCAGAAATGTTTTCGGCAAAACCTGTCCGCTTATGACAAGGAGAAAAAGAAACGACAGCAGTTTACTAATTCTTGTTTTCACCTGAGCTTAACGATTTTTTAATGGGAGCCAAGATACATAATTTATCCCTTAACAGGATAGGTTGTATAAAGTTCACTATATATGATAGAAATCCGGGATTACAGTTTAATTTTTTAAAAAAACTTTGTAAATGCTAACGAAGGATGTTGTTTATTGTGCCGGATAGTGTAATTTTATATTTGTAAATTGCTACATGACTGTAAAAGTTAACAAATTCGTACTGACTCGTTTTCATGTATTTTTAGTAGTATTTCTTATACTGGTTCAGATAAGCAATGCCCAGGAAGATACAGCGAAAGCGTATACGCCATTCCGGGAAGGCCGGTGGTTGCTCGGGTTTTCGGGTAATGTGCGTTCTTCCTTTGTCACCAATGCTTTCAGTTGGAGGAAGGAGCTTAATTTCACCAACGGATATCAGCTTGAGATCATAGGGGGGAAATTTATCAGGGAGAGGTTTACC
This genomic interval carries:
- a CDS encoding TonB-dependent receptor — its product is MKTRISKLLSFLFLLVISGQVLPKTFLHDGDLPPAGKGSLEGRVLHKQTREPVEYATVVLFSLPDTVMFNGTVSNPDGIFLIENIPYGKYYLKVNFIGFNLYSSSEIVINQENKFIQLPAILLEPANISLEGIEVVADRSPIEYRIDKKVVNVSQDILASGGTAVDVLENTPSVDVDIEGNVALRGSGNFTVLIDGRPSVLEGSEALQQIPASTIENIEIITNPSAKYDPEGTAGIINVVTKKKKQSGLSGIVNASLGTKDKYEGDFLVNYRKNNVNLYGGMDFHSQHYPGNRETYREGYQNDTTYFLEQEGTRNRNRKGIGGRLGLDWNLSDQAVFGI